Genomic DNA from Dioscorea cayenensis subsp. rotundata cultivar TDr96_F1 chromosome 1, TDr96_F1_v2_PseudoChromosome.rev07_lg8_w22 25.fasta, whole genome shotgun sequence:
attattctggCTCTGATTATGACTTTTGATTGTAATGCCTCATCGCCTTCATCTTCTAGAAGCTCCAAAGAAACAACCAATTAACCAAAGgccaataattaaatataaactatagtCTAAGATTAATTTATGTTAGTTTGCTAATGTTTTTACTAGTCATCACTTGTCTAACtaaatgataaataagaatAACTCCTATTTGATATAGTTTTGTTGATGTGAGAAATCATGATTAAATTACTTTAATCTAGATAAATATTAGTGGAGTAAATCACTAACTTTAGTTTAATGGTAGTAAATTAAAGCTATGTAGTAAAACGTTTAAATTGAAATGCATTATCTTTTTAAGTACATGTCAAACATTTTCCCCATGTTTATTAAGAAATTAAAGTTAATATCTACACTATAAAAGGATATTTTCacctttttaagttatttttattgtcatatttatttatatattacaaattcaCAACACTAAACTCATGAACAAATTCTAGTTTTATTagcaatttatattttatataatgaaaaagataatagtgaattttttctataaaaagtacacttttttaaaaaataataaactaccgaacaatttttgatttttttaaatactatatatgatatatatatatatatatatatatgacaaaaacCTCAATAAAGTGTTCTTATGGACCAAGGAGATATAATAGTACACACATGATTTATGAACcatttagaaatttattaacaaGTTTATTAACAAGGATAGCTGTCACACTGGGTGATAAAAGTCTTGCTACGTGCATGCctagaaaatttttatgaatcaaatcaaaataataaatttctctTGTCATACAACCTTGAAAAGGAGGGATTTAATACTTTTCATAGGGGTCTATAAAATCCATTTAACAATCGATAAATAATCTTTGCTAAAAAGAATGTGTGACGATATAGAAAAAGAGTTTCGATCAGATTTTTCTTCTACATCTAGCGATACCATTGGATAGCTAGTGCGCcatcaaataaatttcattgatCAAAATGTgtttttactatttaaaaaacagcatcaaaatcattaataaaaattattatatattatttatataaagagAACATGGCTATAAGTTTGACACAAAGAAAGGAAGGTCACAAAAGTAACAACAATTTATCCGTAAAAACAAAGTAAATGAGCTCATCCATTGCCGACAAATAAGAAAGCATAAAATTCAGTCCAAGTTCATTGAGAAACACAGCACAATATTTGCAAGTGGTGATGTTGTGTGGTGTTATATGGCTCAATGCCAAAGCTAGTGACAATGCCCATCACTCTCTTAAATCTTATCTCCAAtgtattattatgtatttatgtgCATGCATTGACTTTCAATCACTTTGTCTGATAAACATTATGAAAGAGGCAAAGTGATTGATTGGTTGGTTATTAGAGTGAAAATGGTATCTAACTTTGTTTATTATTCACTACATGTCATGTCTtgatagtttatttatttatttatttttaatacacaGTGcactgaaataataataataatattaaaaaaaaattaagcagtagtttaaataattttgttgtcATTTTGGATTCCATTGTAGAAACCATTGATGCTCTTAATTGGATGTTTGGATTTGAATAAGAAGGTGTAAAtttgaaatgataaaataaaatgagaataaagTTACATATGTGGGTTTatataatcaaaaataaatctttagtttttttcaattatatttctgattttttttaaaagagtgTTTAATTGATTGGACATAAAAGTGGGttaacatataaattaaaatcaatgcaAAACTTTTTAGTACTTTACttttacaaaattataatttggaatctgatttttttattatatataaacaatttaaactatacttataatttagtttattttttataatttaaatttattagatataattttaaaaacccgcaagaatatatataaaaaagtcaTTTTTACTCTAAATTctaatttcaataatttatatacACATCCTCTGAAAACAAATGGGAAAATCACAAAATCCCACTGCTAAGTTAACAGAATTATCCAAACCGGTGGAGTGAGTAATCAGGACCACTCATCATCTCAATCCAACGGCTCTAAAAGCCCCACAGTTCGTCTTCCGAATTTGCAACAAATCAAGGGGTCATATCGAAAGATCTGGAAAACAAAAGATCTAACGGCTGTGATTCATCGTCAATCACCAACACTGATCAGTCTCCCACCGGCGAGAAGCTTGGCCGTAAAACGCCGACGAGAAATCCGATCCAGGCGGCGGAGCAGGGTGGCGGCGCCAGATCCCAGCCATTTTCCGATCATAATCAGCGCGTTTCTCCGGATCGGAGAGAGTGGCGTAGGCGGCGTGGACCTTCATGAACTCATCCCCAGAAGCGCGTTGAGAGACATCAGGGTGGCACTCGCGGGCGAGGCGGCGATACGCCGCCTTGATCTCGGATCCAGACGCCGCCGCCGCGATGCCCAGCACGTCGTAGAGCGAAGCCGAGGCAACGGTTGATCGGATCGGAGGAGACCACGCAGCAGCCGAGGTGTACGCCGCCGAGATCCGAGATCGAGAAGGGATTGAGAGGCTAACGCGGCGAGGATCGGAGATCCGAGAAGCTAGGGTTTGAGGggaagagagagggagagaagaGAACATGAGAGCAAGAACGAGGGAAGAGAAAGGGTCAAAGTGGGAGGGTGGGAGAGGATGGGCTTTtatagaagaagatgatgggGTTAGAGTGGGGTTGGGTTAAGTTAACCATGGTTAATAATGAGGGTTAACCCTTGAGTTAatagtatatattattatggtGGGGCCCAAGGATGAGTTTGTAGAGTGTAGGGATATATGCTAGTAAATTATTGgaattgaggttttttttttttttttaaagaaaaataagtaaTGAGAAATTGGTTGGTAATGGTAACTTATTTTTTGGGATTACTCTTTGTTTTATGGGGAAAGTGAAAAAAGTGAGGGGAAGTGATCTGATTTTTTAGGTAATATTTAATTAGATGTAATTGAAAATACAGTAGATTTTTAATTACAGTGTATTTATAAATGATAGAGTTGAAAATGTAGAATagtcaaatctagtgtttgtttgactgtaattaaaaatgatggatgtcaaaattttaagtttgtattgaaggatttgtaaatctagaTTTTGAAAATATGTGATTAGTTGGATATATTTTAGTGTTCATTTGTGTAGAAGTGGtgaaagtattattttctctattttcgATTAAAGTGAATTTTGAACTAAATCTATttcggtattttttttttacagaaataagagaaagtgagtcaatttataaaaactcaCTTTCTTTCacttctaaaattatttttgaaatcataGGATTTCACCTAACATCTAAATTTctcagttttattttttactttctgACAAATAAACATCAGTTATACTGAAAAATGATATCATTTCCCCTACTTCACTGAAGTGAAATTTTCCTCAATTCCCTACTTTAAATTACATCCCCCGAAATGAACATCAAATGAGAGGTAGATGGATCACTCCCTTTTGTAATAATATTGGTTTAGGTaagtaatttgtttattttattaaaaagccaAATTTCATAGGCACGCTCACAAGTGATCGTGCTTCTGCAGTGTCTCAAGttcttttaaaacaaaattttattttgggtttttaaaacaaaattttgcgTATCCGTTTTTAAAATAGTTTCTTTATTTAATCATATTTCGTGATAAgaaactcaaaattaaaataaaaaaagacaattaattataaaaacttaacTCACCTAAAATCACTAGTAATTCGTTGAGAAATGCTCTTAATTACAACcactaaaaacaaaatcttaCTTTTCTAAGCACATACAATGAAATATTCATAGTAAAAATCCCattacctttatatatatatatatatatatatataaaatatgtttacccaacattgacaaaatttaaattaaatataaagtattaattaattatttatattattttaataa
This window encodes:
- the LOC120261884 gene encoding chaperone protein dnaJ 11, chloroplastic-like produces the protein MFSSLPLSSPQTLASRISDPRRVSLSIPSRSRISAAYTSAAAWSPPIRSTVASASLYDVLGIAAAASGSEIKAAYRRLARECHPDVSQRASGDEFMKVHAAYATLSDPEKRADYDRKMAGIWRRHPAPPPGSDFSSAFYGQASRRWETDQCW